Proteins encoded together in one Telopea speciosissima isolate NSW1024214 ecotype Mountain lineage chromosome 4, Tspe_v1, whole genome shotgun sequence window:
- the LOC122658894 gene encoding divinyl chlorophyllide a 8-vinyl-reductase, chloroplastic gives MSLCFSSNGFTLRSAQLRCFQKCYPSQQLPISQIHFNLNLFNSSSAFLLKFSEPAKLNTSRQRFCSITASNAPTVEAETVPSTFREKNPRDVNVLVVGSTGYIGKFVVKELVNRGFNAIAIARERSGIRGRNSKEETLEQLNGANVCFSDVTHLGSLENCLESFGSSIDVVVSCLASRTGGVKDSWKIDYEATKNSLVVGRRQGASHFVLLSAICVQKPLLEFQRAKLKFEAELMREAEEDENFTYSIVRPTAFFKSLGGQVETVKEGKPYVMFGDGKLCACKPISEQDLASFMADCVLSKDKINQVLPIGGHGKALTPLEQGEILFRLLGKEPKFLKVPIGIMDFAIGVLDVLVKIFPSMEDAAEFGKIGRYYAAESMLVLDPETGEYSAEKTPSYGKDTLEDFFEKVIREGMAGQELGEQTIF, from the coding sequence ATGTCACTCTGTTTCTCCAGCAATGGCTTCACACTTCGTTCAGCACAACTGCGATGCTTCCAAAAATGCTATCCTTCTCAACAACTGCCCATCAGCCAAATTCACTTCAATCTCAACCTTTTCAATTCCTCATCAGCTTTTCTGCTAAAATTCTCTGAACCTGCTAAGCTTAACACTAGCAGACAGAGGTTCTGCTCTATAACGGCTTCGAATGCCCCAACCGTCGAAGCTGAAACCGTTCCGTCAACATTCCGGGAGAAAAATCCGAGAGACGTGAATGTTCTGGTAGTGGGTTCAACTGGTTACATAGGGAAATTCGTGGTTAAGGAATTGGTGAACAGAGGTTTTAACGCCATCGCCATTGCCAGAGAGAGAAGCGGAATTAGAGGGCGAAACAGCAAGGAAGAGACCTTAGAACAGTTGAATGGGGCCAATGTATGCTTCTCAGACGTTACCCACCTGGGCTCTCTGGAAAACTGTCTGGAAAGCTTCGGATCTTCAATCGACGTTGTTGTTTCCTGCCTTGCTAGCCGTACCGGTGGCGTCAAGGACTCGTGGAAGATTGATTATGAGGCCACAAAGAATAGTCTTGTGGTTGGTAGGAGACAAGGTGCTTCGCATTTCGTTCTGCTCTCAGCAATTTGCGTGCAGAAGCCGCTTCTTGAATTCCAGCGTGCTAAGTTGAAATTTGAGGCTGAATTGATGAGAGAAGCCGAGGAAGATGAGAATTTCACTTACAGCATCGTAAGGCCGACCGCATTCTTCAAGAGTTTGGGTGGGCAGGTCGAAACGGTCAAAGAAGGGAAGCCTTACGTGATGTTTGGAGATGGGAAACTCTGTGCGTGTAAGCCCATCAGTGAGCAGGATTTGGCTTCATTTATGGCTGACTGCGTGTTGAGCAAAGATAAGATTAACCAGGTTCTCCCAATTGGCGGTCACGGGAAGGCATTGACACCATTGGAGCAGGGGGAGATTCTGTTTAGGCTTCTGGGGAAAGAACCCAAGTTCTTGAAAGTTCCGATTGGGATAATGGATTTTGCAATTGGGGTTCTTGATGTTCTTGTGAAGATCTTCCCTTCAATGGAAGATGCTGCTGAGTTTGGGAAAATTGGGAGGTACTATGCTGCTGAGAGTATGTTGGTTTTGGATCCAGAGACTGGGGAGTACAGTGCAGAGAAAACTCCGAGCTATGGGAAAGACACCTTGGAAGATTTCTTTGAGAAGGTTATCAGGGAAGGGATGGCTGGCCAAGAACTGGGGGAGCAAACAATTTTCTGA
- the LOC122657399 gene encoding uncharacterized protein LOC122657399, producing MAGYGYKNRGYVAQEKSRSGTTIQPWGSSYNGVEERSDQWRNTGFPTNYEGCQDHRCSPVIIDAEGRKHAIVACTPEDNTQYIVTKRETRGEQVHAPLVTRYKDSSPTRMGPTKDYGTIKKEWSSPVNPSYERPPIVDEFIGKVQTEASRPTRMGPLNGAYWRRTPNPPCHDGTNGYCDRTQDPTVITTGGWTRPSRVGWATPPSYDSPLGKPTNDIGTAVEYIKEATKPSYDKTFTTEPRFTVPSPAVPRVNFSPPTPAIDSKEAARRYNGLMLKADT from the exons ATGGCTGGGTACGGTTACAAGAACAGAGGGTATGTTGCCCAGGAGAAGAGCAGGTCAGGCACTACAATCCAGCCATGGGGAAGTTCATACAATGGAGTTGAAGAACGGTCAGATCAATGGAGGAATACTGGCTTTCCTACCAACTATGAGGGGTGTCAAGATCACAGGTGCAGTCCTGTCATCATTGACGCTGAGGGTCGGAAACACGCGATTGTTGCCTGCACTCCTGAGGACAACACACAGTACATTGTTACTAAAAGAGAGACCAGAGGTGAGCAAGTTCATGCACCTTTGGTTACCAGGTACAAAGATAGCTCTCCTACAAGAATGGGACCAACAAAAGATTATGGAACCATCAAGAAGGAATGGAGCAGTCCTGTGAACCCATCTTATGAACGACCCCCAATAGTTGATGAATTTATTGGCAAAGTCCAAACAGAAGCAAGTCGACCGACCAGGATGGGACCCTTGAATGGTGCGTATTGGCGTCGTACACCCAACCCCCCTTGTCATGATGGAACCAATGGCTATTGTGACC GTACACAGGATCCAACAGTGATCACAACAGGTGGTTGGACGAGGCCCAGCCGTGTTGGTTGGGCAACACCGCCCAGTTATGACAGTCCACTGGGCAAACCAACAAATGACATAGGAACTGCTGTTGAGTACATCAAGGAAGCAACAAAGCCTTCATATGACAAAACATTCACAACAGAGCCTCGGTTTACAGTACCTTCTCCTGCAGTACCAAGAGTTAATTTTTCTCCTCCGACACCAGCCATCGATAGCAAAGAGGCTGCACGGAGGTACAATGGCTTGATGCTGAAAGCAGATACATGA